A window of Roseiflexus castenholzii DSM 13941 genomic DNA:
CGGCGCCGGTGATCTGGACGCTGCGCATTCTGGAGGCGCTCCGCCTCTCGCCACTCTACAAGTGGGTGTACGAAACCGCTGCTACGGACTCCTTCGTGTCGATTGAGAAAGCCGAACGGGTGCTTGGATTCACGCCAAAGTATTCGAACAAAGAGGCGCTCGTTCGTAACTATCGCTGGTATATCGAACACGTGCAAGAGTTCGAAGGCGCTTCCGGCGTCTCGCATCGTGTTCCGTGGAAGCAGGGCGTACTGCGGTTGGCAAAAATCCTCTTCTGAATCGCCTCTGCAAATATGTGGTATAGTAGCAGAGGGAACGTCTGAAGATCAGCGGAGTTGTGCGCTTGATACGTCACCACGGTGTGCGTCGTCGTTTTGTTCTCACGCTATTGGGCATGATGGCGCTGACCGGAATTATCGCCATCGCCCGCCTCGGCTTCGAATGGAAACAGGCGCTCGACGATGTGGACGCAATGATCGTGACGCCCGTCGTCCTTGCGCCGACCCCTGAACCGATGCTCAGCACGTCGGTTCCTGCCGATGCGCCGGTGAATCCTCTACCGCTATTGCCAACCGTCGCTCCAACAATGGCGCCTGAGAATGATGATCCGGTCAATATTCTGCTCCTCGGCGCCGATGCGCGCGTTGGCGAAGAGATCAGCCGTACCGATGCCATCATTCTGCTCCATATCAATCCGCGCACCGGTCGCGTCAGTATGCTGTCGTTCCCGCGCGATCTGATGGTCGATACGCCGGGATTTGGGCGACGGAAAATTAATTCGGTCTATCTGCTTGGCGAGACCCGTCTTGGCAAAGGGTATGGCGCTGCTTTGTTAAAGCAAACCGTCTCTGATCTGGTCGGCGTTCCGGTCCATCACTTTGCGCTGATCAACTTCGAGGGGTTTCGCCGTGTTATCGACTTGGTCGGCGGTATTTCCATCGATGTGCCCAAAGTGATCGATGATCCGCGCTATCCGGTGGATGCGTTCCCCGGCGATGTGCGCACGATGCAGGTGCGCTTCGAACCGGGGACACAGTGGATGGATGGTGAACGCGCCCTGATCTATGCGCGCACACGCCATGCCGATAGCGACTTCGGGCGGAATCAACGTCAGCAACAGGTGCTGCTGGCGCTGGTCGAACGTGTGCGTGAACGTGGGCTGATTTCGCAGATCAACAAGATCGACGACTATACCAGCGCCCTGCGCGACTATGTGCGCACCGACGTGCCACGCAGCGAGATGATCCGCCTGGCGCGCGCTGCAAGCCGCATGGACCTCGATAATATTCAGCGGTATGCGATCGACTCGAAGATGATTATCACGCTGGGCAGCCCCGATACGTTTGCGGCTGATCCTAAAGCCTTGCGCGAAGTCGTTGACCGCATGATCGCCGGAGGCGCCCCCACGCCATAGGAATGAAAAGCATGTCCGGCGCTTCGGGTGCGGTTGTTCGCCGCGTCGCAACCGCCGCACTCCTGATCGCGGCTGGCAATATCGCCAGTCGTCTGATTGGCGTCGTGCGCGAAGCGGTCATTGCTGGTCTCTTCGGGCGCGGCGCAGATGTCGCCGCCTTTACCGCCGCCTCCGCCGTTCCCACGATTGTCTACGATCTCCTGGTTAATGGCGCGATCAGCGCGGCGCTCGTGCCGGTGTTCAGCGCCTACGCCGAGGAGGACGAAACTGCTTTCTGGCGTGTCGCCGCGACCGTCATCAATCTGGCGTTGGGATCAATCGCCCTGACCGTCGGGTTTCTTATCTGGCAAACGCCAACGGTTGTGATGCTGCTGGCAGGCGGGTTTGAGCCGGAACTGCGCGAACTGACTATCGTGATGACCCGTCTGCTCCTGCCGTCGGTCTTCTTTATGGGTCTTTCGGGATTGATCACCGCGCTGCTCTATGCGCGGCAGCGGTTCCTCCTTCCGGCATTTACCACCAGTATCTTCAATCTGGGAATCATCCTTGGCGCGGTTCTGCTGCAAGCATGGCTCGGTCCGCTTAGCCTGGTCGTTGGCGTGCTGCTTGGCTCGGTCTTGCAAGTGGCGCTGCAACTTCCCGGTCTCCGTGATGCGACGCATGTGCCGTTCCTGACGTTTGACCTTGCGCATCCCGGTGTGCGCCGGATTCTCGCGCTTTATGCGCCGGTTGCGCTGGGGATCGGTTTCTCAATCGCTGGTATTGTCATTGATCGCAATCTGGCGTCGCGCCTGACGCCGGATGCCATCCCGACGATGCGCTATGCTACGGCGCTCATCCAGTTCCCCCTCGGTCTGGTTGCCGCAGCCGTGTCGTTCGCTGTGCTTCCGACCCTTTCGCGTCAGGCGAGCGCCGGTGATGAAGCGGCGTTTCGCGTCACTCTGGCGATGGGGATCAAGGTCGTACTGCTGCTCATCCTCCCGGCGACCGCCGCTCTCGCGGCGCTGGGGGCGCCGGTCGTCGCGCTGCTTTATCAGCGCGGCGCCTTTGGCGGCGAGGATACACAGGCGACCGCACGCGCCTTGCTGCTCTACCTGCCTGGATTGCCCGCAGCCGCGCTCGATCAGATGATCTTGTTTGCGTTCTATGCGCGCC
This region includes:
- a CDS encoding LCP family protein gives rise to the protein MRLIRHHGVRRRFVLTLLGMMALTGIIAIARLGFEWKQALDDVDAMIVTPVVLAPTPEPMLSTSVPADAPVNPLPLLPTVAPTMAPENDDPVNILLLGADARVGEEISRTDAIILLHINPRTGRVSMLSFPRDLMVDTPGFGRRKINSVYLLGETRLGKGYGAALLKQTVSDLVGVPVHHFALINFEGFRRVIDLVGGISIDVPKVIDDPRYPVDAFPGDVRTMQVRFEPGTQWMDGERALIYARTRHADSDFGRNQRQQQVLLALVERVRERGLISQINKIDDYTSALRDYVRTDVPRSEMIRLARAASRMDLDNIQRYAIDSKMIITLGSPDTFAADPKALREVVDRMIAGGAPTP
- the murJ gene encoding murein biosynthesis integral membrane protein MurJ — encoded protein: MSGASGAVVRRVATAALLIAAGNIASRLIGVVREAVIAGLFGRGADVAAFTAASAVPTIVYDLLVNGAISAALVPVFSAYAEEDETAFWRVAATVINLALGSIALTVGFLIWQTPTVVMLLAGGFEPELRELTIVMTRLLLPSVFFMGLSGLITALLYARQRFLLPAFTTSIFNLGIILGAVLLQAWLGPLSLVVGVLLGSVLQVALQLPGLRDATHVPFLTFDLAHPGVRRILALYAPVALGIGFSIAGIVIDRNLASRLTPDAIPTMRYATALIQFPLGLVAAAVSFAVLPTLSRQASAGDEAAFRVTLAMGIKVVLLLILPATAALAALGAPVVALLYQRGAFGGEDTQATARALLLYLPGLPAAALDQMILFAFYARQRTLTPNLVQGAAILIYAATALPLLMWTPLGVAALILANSAQWIGHALILYLLSQRLVDLGGLRIGETFWKCLIACIALFCVAWWLGNALAFAGPLAVLLGAGGLGTLTYAGVCLALRVEALDFLITTLRQRGFFPTA